One Nerophis ophidion isolate RoL-2023_Sa linkage group LG23, RoL_Noph_v1.0, whole genome shotgun sequence genomic window carries:
- the nudt9 gene encoding ADP-ribose pyrophosphatase, mitochondrial isoform X1, with amino-acid sequence MLRHNYLSSIRLALTLFDFPVYTSGLRSAISCSAAQPLRATLSTSRPFSKTCVPMMKASISPHMKSRCPVYPGSQIKRFPVSDAQVDWSQSVQGYEPVHFTHPAVAKKPAWADPEIGSFCPQFNTVDGAVDRRSFEGKYKVEDGKPLNPHGRTGLSGRGLLGRWGPNHAADPIVTRWKVDTQGEKIHHLVSKKPILQFVSIKRKDCGEWAIPGGMVDPGEQVSLTLQREFSEEALNSLAVTPPERENIRQRIDQLFQSGGFQVFKGYVDDPRNTDNAWMETVAINFHDENGNCVSELPLQAGDDAGQVQWVDVDSSFPLYASHSHLLQMVVTERNAHW; translated from the exons GTCTGCCATCTCTTGCTCAGCTGCTCAACCCCTGAGAGCCACTCTATCGACAAGTCGTCCCTTCTCAAAGACCTGTGTCCCGATGATGAAGGCTTCAATATCGCCACACATGAAGTCCAGATGCCCGGTGTACCCGGGCTCCCAAATCAAGCGCTTCCCAGTGAGTGACGCTCAGGTGGACTGGAGTCAGAGTGTCCAGGGCTACGAGCCTGTCCACTTCACCCACCCTGCCGTGGCAAAGAAGCCAGCATGGGCAGATCCTGAGATTGG CTCTTTCTGCCCGCAGTTTAACACTGTGGATGGTGCTGTGGACAGAAGAAGCTTTGAGGGCAAATACAAAGTAGAAGATGGAAAGCCACT AAATCCTCATGGCCGCACAGGGCTGAGTGGTAGAGGTCTACTGGGGAGATGGGGGCCCAACCATGCTGCAGATCCCATTGTTACAAG GTGGAAAGTAGACACTCAAGGAGAGAAGATCCATCATCTGGTCTCCAAAAAGCCTATCTTGCAATTTGTGTCCATCAAGAGAAAAGATTGCGGGGAGTGGGCCATTCCAGGG GGCATGGTGGATCCTGGCGAGCAGGTTTCTCTCACACTTCAGCGGGAGTTCTCAGAAGAGGCCTTGAATTCGCTAGCAGTGACGCCCCCAGAGAGGGAGAATATTCGCCAGCGCATTGACCAACTCTTCCAATCCGGAGGTTTCCAG GTTTTTAAAGGCTATGTGGACGACCCCAGAAACACCGACAATGCTTGGATGGAGACGGTCGCTATCAACTTTCATGATGAAAACG GCAACTGTGTGAGCGAACTGCCGCTGCAAGCTGGTGATGACGCGGGCCAAGTCCAGTGGGTCGACGTGGACTCATCGTTCCCACTCTACGCCAGTCATTCTCATCTGCTGCAGATGGTTGTCACTGAGAGGAACGCCCACTGGTAG
- the nudt9 gene encoding ADP-ribose pyrophosphatase, mitochondrial isoform X2 encodes MMKASISPHMKSRCPVYPGSQIKRFPVSDAQVDWSQSVQGYEPVHFTHPAVAKKPAWADPEIGSFCPQFNTVDGAVDRRSFEGKYKVEDGKPLNPHGRTGLSGRGLLGRWGPNHAADPIVTRWKVDTQGEKIHHLVSKKPILQFVSIKRKDCGEWAIPGGMVDPGEQVSLTLQREFSEEALNSLAVTPPERENIRQRIDQLFQSGGFQVFKGYVDDPRNTDNAWMETVAINFHDENGNCVSELPLQAGDDAGQVQWVDVDSSFPLYASHSHLLQMVVTERNAHW; translated from the exons ATGATGAAGGCTTCAATATCGCCACACATGAAGTCCAGATGCCCGGTGTACCCGGGCTCCCAAATCAAGCGCTTCCCAGTGAGTGACGCTCAGGTGGACTGGAGTCAGAGTGTCCAGGGCTACGAGCCTGTCCACTTCACCCACCCTGCCGTGGCAAAGAAGCCAGCATGGGCAGATCCTGAGATTGG CTCTTTCTGCCCGCAGTTTAACACTGTGGATGGTGCTGTGGACAGAAGAAGCTTTGAGGGCAAATACAAAGTAGAAGATGGAAAGCCACT AAATCCTCATGGCCGCACAGGGCTGAGTGGTAGAGGTCTACTGGGGAGATGGGGGCCCAACCATGCTGCAGATCCCATTGTTACAAG GTGGAAAGTAGACACTCAAGGAGAGAAGATCCATCATCTGGTCTCCAAAAAGCCTATCTTGCAATTTGTGTCCATCAAGAGAAAAGATTGCGGGGAGTGGGCCATTCCAGGG GGCATGGTGGATCCTGGCGAGCAGGTTTCTCTCACACTTCAGCGGGAGTTCTCAGAAGAGGCCTTGAATTCGCTAGCAGTGACGCCCCCAGAGAGGGAGAATATTCGCCAGCGCATTGACCAACTCTTCCAATCCGGAGGTTTCCAG GTTTTTAAAGGCTATGTGGACGACCCCAGAAACACCGACAATGCTTGGATGGAGACGGTCGCTATCAACTTTCATGATGAAAACG GCAACTGTGTGAGCGAACTGCCGCTGCAAGCTGGTGATGACGCGGGCCAAGTCCAGTGGGTCGACGTGGACTCATCGTTCCCACTCTACGCCAGTCATTCTCATCTGCTGCAGATGGTTGTCACTGAGAGGAACGCCCACTGGTAG